One part of the Vicia villosa cultivar HV-30 ecotype Madison, WI linkage group LG6, Vvil1.0, whole genome shotgun sequence genome encodes these proteins:
- the LOC131609209 gene encoding probable mitochondrial-processing peptidase subunit beta, mitochondrial — protein sequence MTINKLLTLVRRSNRRTPILSIRSVALSTSAAAPVTRSPPPPPPSPPPPNVMVYDRLAESVKAKLQRLENPDPRFLKYGSPKPEIRDHTQILSAPETRVTTLENGLRVATESNLSGRTATVGVWIDAGSRFETEETNGTAHFLEHMIFKGTERRNARELEEEIENMGGHLNAYTSREQTTYYAKVSQNDVPVALDILADILQNSKFDENRISRERDVILREMEEVEGQTEEVIFDHLHATAFQYTPLGRTILGPAQNIKTITKAHLQDYIQTHYTAPRMVIAASGAVKHEDFVEQVKKLFTKLSTNPSTASQLVEKEPAVFTGSEVRMLDDDIPLAQFAVAFEGASWKDPDSIALMVMQAMLGSWNKTAGGGKHMGSELAQRIGINEIAESTMAFNTNYKDTGLFGVYAVAKPDCLDDLAYAIMYNTTKLAYQVSDDDVTRARNQLKSSLLLHIDGTSPVAEDIGRQLLTYGRRIPFAELFARIDAVDASTIKRVANRFIYDKDVAIAAMGPIQRLPDYNWFRRRTYWNRY from the exons ATGACGATCAACAAACTCCTCACCCTAGTCCGCCGCTCCAATCGGCGGACTCCCATCCTCTCCATCCGATCCGTCGCTCTCTCCACCTCCGCCGCCGCTCCCGTCACCCGCTCTCCACCTCCCCCTCCTCCCTCCCCTCCACCTCCCAACGTTATGGTCTACGATCGATTAGCCGAATCGGTCAAAGCCAAACTCCAACGATTGGAAAATCCAGATCCAAGATTCCTCAAATACGGTTCACCGAAGCCTGAAATCCGCGACCATACGCAAATCCTCTCCGCTCCGGAAACACGCGTAACGACTCTCGAGAACGGACTACGTGTCGCCACGGAGTCGAATCTCAGTGGAAGAACGGCGACGGTTGGTGTTTGGATCGATGCGGGATCTAGATTTGAGACCGAGGAGACTAACGGAACGGCGCATTTTTTGGAGCATATGATTTTCAAGGGGACGGAGAGACGTAACGCGAGGGAGCTCGAAGAGGAGATCGAGAATATGGGAGGACATCTTAATGCGTATACATCGAGGGAGCAGACTACATATTATGCTAAGGTTTCACAAAATGATGTTCCGGTTGCGCTTGATATTCTggctgatattcttcagaattcAAAATTCGATGAGAATCGGATCAGCCGGGAGCGTGATGTTATTCTTAGGGAAATGGAAGAG GTTGAAGGTCAAACAGAGGAAGTGATCTTTGATCACCTCCACGCAACTGCTTTCCAGTATACACCCCTTGGCAGAACCATTTTGGGACCTGCTCAGAATATTAAGACAATCACCAAAGCTCATCTGCAGGACTACATTCAGACGCATTACACTGCTCCTAGGATG GTGATAGCTGCATCTGGAGCTGTAAAGCATGAAGATTTTGTTGAACAAGTGAAAAAATTGTTTACTAAGTTGTCTACAAATCCCTCCACAGCATCTCAGTTGGTAGAAAAAGAGCCAGCAGTTTTTACTGGTTCTGAG GTCCGAATGCTTGATGATGATATTCCCCTTGCACAATTTGCTGTAGCTTTTGAAGGTGCATCTTGGAAAGATCCAGATTCAATTGCTTTAATGGTCATGCAAGCAATGTTGGGTTCTTGGAACAAGACCGCTGGAGGTGGAAAACACATGGG CTCGGAGCTGGCACAACGAATTGGCATCAATGAAATTGCAGAAAGCACGATGGCTTTTAATACCAATTACAAGGACACGGGTCTTTTTGGTGTTTATGCCGTTGCTAAG CCGGATTGCCTGGATGATTTGGCCTATGCAATAATGTACAATACAACCAAGTTGGCTTATCAGGTTTCAGATGATGATGTTACACGTGCTCGTAATCAG TTAAAATCGTCTCTTTTGCTTCACATTGATGGAACAAGCCCTGTAGCTGAAGATATTGGTCGCCAG CTACTCACATATGGTCGAAGAATCCCATTTGCTGAATTGTTTGCCAGAATTGACGCCGTTGATGCCAGTACAATTAAACGCGTTGCAAACCGATTCATTTATGACAAG GATGTTGCTATTGCTGCCATGGGACCTATTCAGCGATTGCCTGACTACAACTGGTTCAGACGCAGAACCTACTGGAACCGCTATTAG